ATTCaggatatttttaatttttttttgtcaggtTTTAGATGGTCATCATTGAATGGTTTAGTTAATTGCGGGTTGTGTCCCTCTTCGGTCTATGCGTTTTGTTTTTTCAGCTGGAACTCTCTTCATTTTTTATGAAGTATGAACTTTGTTAGGTTATAGGAACGATAGGTTGTACGATTGCACTTAATTTAGGAGAGGTGTAGAAGTTTCCGCTATGGTGGAAGAAGAAATAAGTAGTTCCATACTTAATCGATTGATGGTTTGGTTTCGCTATCTTGAGATACTGTGTTTTGATTAGCATTGCGAGTTTATTTGGGAGTTGGTAGTAAGCTTCAGTCTCTCGGAACCTAAATTCTTGTCTGAATATTTTGTTCTCCTTGAGTTTCTTTGATTATTATGCTTAAATCTTCTCACATTTTGGGTTACTTAGACATTCTGATGGTTGTATTTGAGATTCATTGTAACGTCATTAGACGGTTGGTTTTAAAAGCCTTATCATGCACTTGTAGCAATGAACCTGTTCAAGATGCTTTTGAAGTATAGGCCAGAGGATAAAACACAGAAAAGGGAGCGTCTTTTGAAAAGAGCTCAGGAAGAGGCCGAAGGCAAAACACACGATGCCAAAAAGCCTATTGTTGTTAAATATGGTCTCAATCATGTTACCTACCTCATTGAGCAGGTTAACTTTTATCCCATACATGTGAAAAAGTTTCACTCTTTTCAACTGCAATATTGTCTGCAATCAGATACACTTGCTTTATCTTTAACATCCATGTATTACATACTTTATTTTCAGAACAAGGCACAACTGGTTGTGATTGCACACGATGTGGATCCGATTGAGTTGGTTGTATGGCTCCCAGCTCTGTGCAGGAAGATGGAAATTCCATATTGCATTGTGAAGGGAAAAGCACGATTGGGAGCGGTAACTATGTCGCTTTATTTGACACAGTAATGTCTACTCCTTTGAAGCCATGGATCAATGTTGtcgtaatttttctttttaaaaacagATTGTTCACAAAAAGACTGCTTCAGTTTTGTGTTTGACAACAGTGAAGAATGAAGATAAGATGGAGTTTAGCAGGATTTTGGAAGCCATTAAGGTGCCATATACACATACAAAGCCTAGATAATCACACTTTATTTTATAGCATCTGAATTAGGCTAATATTGAACaacttgtttttgttgttttgttttctgTTAGGCTAATTTCAACGACAAGTACGACGAGTACAGGAAGAAGTGGGGTGGTGGAATCATGGGATCCAAGTCCCAGGCTAAAACTAAGGCAAAGGAGAAATTACTCGCTAAAGAAGCCGCCCAAAGGATGTCTTAGGAATTCACAGATCAACATTAGAGCAAAGGACA
The DNA window shown above is from Benincasa hispida cultivar B227 unplaced genomic scaffold, ASM972705v1 Contig132, whole genome shotgun sequence and carries:
- the LOC120068888 gene encoding 60S ribosomal protein L7a-2-like isoform X1, whose amino-acid sequence is MAPKKAVGKVLAKKKQEKVVNPLFEKRPKQFGIGGALPPKRDLTRFVKWPKVVQIQRKKRILKQRLKVPPALNQFTKTLDKNLAMNLFKMLLKYRPEDKTQKRERLLKRAQEEAEGKTHDAKKPIVVKYGLNHVTYLIEQVNFYPIHVKKFHSFQLQYCLQSDTLALSLTSMYYILYFQNKAQLVVIAHDVDPIELVVWLPALCRKMEIPYCIVKGKARLGAIVHKKTASVLCLTTVKNEDKMEFSRILEAIKANFNDKYDEYRKKWGGGIMGSKSQAKTKAKEKLLAKEAAQRMS
- the LOC120068888 gene encoding 60S ribosomal protein L7a-2-like isoform X2, which gives rise to MAPKKAVGKVLAKKKQEKVVNPLFEKRPKQFGIGGALPPKRDLTRFVKWPKVVQIQRKKRILKQRLKVPPALNQFTKTLDKNLAMNLFKMLLKYRPEDKTQKRERLLKRAQEEAEGKTHDAKKPIVVKYGLNHVTYLIEQNKAQLVVIAHDVDPIELVVWLPALCRKMEIPYCIVKGKARLGAIVHKKTASVLCLTTVKNEDKMEFSRILEAIKANFNDKYDEYRKKWGGGIMGSKSQAKTKAKEKLLAKEAAQRMS